From a single Okeanomitos corallinicola TIOX110 genomic region:
- the tkt gene encoding transketolase encodes MAVATKSLEELCINSIRFLAVDAIEKSKSGHPGLPMGAAPMAFVLWDSFMRYNPKNPKWFNRDRFVLSAGHGCMLQYALLYLTGYDSVTIEDIKQFRQWGSRTPGHPENFETAGVEVTTGPLGQGIANAVGLAMAEAHMAAKYNKPDAKIVDHYTYVILGDGCNMEGISGEAASLAGHYGLGKLIALYDDNHISIDGSTDVAFTEDVSKRFESYGWHVLHVENGNTDLGAIAKAIESAKAVTDKPTMIKVTTTIGYGSPNKQNTAGIHGAALGADETALTRKNLGWDYAPFEIPQDVLTHTRKAVERGAGYEAEWNKTFAGYKAKYPTEAATFERLISGKLPEGWNKGLPTYTPEDKGLPTRKHSENCINKLAAVLPEMIGGSADLTHSNLTEIKGEGDFQKGQYQNRNVHFGVREHGMGAICNGMALHGSGLIPYGATFLIFTDYMRAAIRLSALSEAGVIWVMTHDSIGQGEDGPTHQPIETLASLRAIPNLTVIRPADGNECSGAYTVAIEKAKANAPTLLAFTRQAVPNLAGTSIEGVKKGGYVLVDCAGTPDMIFIGTGSEVSLCVDAAKKLTADGKKVRVVSMPSTDLFDAQDAAYKESVLPKAVTKRLSVEAASSFGWHKYVGTDGDTVSIDTFGASAPGGTCMKEFGFSVDNVVAKAKALLG; translated from the coding sequence ATGGCTGTTGCAACCAAATCCCTCGAAGAACTTTGTATTAACTCAATCCGTTTTTTGGCTGTTGATGCCATCGAAAAATCTAAATCGGGACACCCCGGACTGCCTATGGGCGCTGCGCCTATGGCCTTTGTCCTTTGGGACTCCTTCATGCGGTATAACCCCAAAAATCCTAAATGGTTTAACCGCGATCGCTTTGTCTTGTCCGCAGGTCATGGCTGTATGTTGCAGTATGCCTTACTGTACCTAACAGGTTATGATAGCGTCACCATTGAAGATATTAAACAATTCCGTCAATGGGGTTCTAGAACTCCTGGACACCCTGAAAATTTTGAAACCGCTGGTGTAGAAGTCACCACTGGTCCTTTAGGTCAAGGTATTGCTAATGCTGTGGGTTTGGCAATGGCAGAGGCTCACATGGCCGCTAAATACAATAAACCTGATGCTAAAATAGTTGACCATTACACCTATGTGATTTTAGGTGATGGTTGCAACATGGAAGGTATTTCTGGTGAAGCTGCTTCCCTAGCTGGTCACTATGGCTTGGGTAAGTTAATTGCTCTTTACGATGACAACCATATTTCCATTGACGGTTCAACAGACGTTGCTTTCACTGAAGATGTTTCTAAGAGATTTGAATCCTACGGTTGGCACGTTCTTCATGTAGAAAATGGTAACACCGATTTAGGTGCGATCGCCAAAGCTATTGAATCTGCAAAAGCAGTCACTGACAAACCCACCATGATTAAGGTGACAACCACCATCGGTTATGGTTCTCCCAACAAGCAAAACACCGCTGGTATTCACGGTGCTGCTTTAGGTGCAGATGAAACAGCATTAACTCGTAAAAACTTAGGTTGGGATTATGCACCTTTTGAAATCCCCCAAGATGTTCTTACCCACACCCGCAAAGCAGTAGAACGTGGTGCTGGTTATGAAGCAGAATGGAACAAAACCTTCGCTGGATACAAAGCTAAATATCCCACGGAAGCCGCAACCTTTGAACGTTTAATCAGCGGTAAATTACCCGAAGGTTGGAACAAAGGTTTACCCACCTACACCCCAGAAGATAAAGGTCTACCCACCCGGAAACATTCAGAAAACTGCATCAACAAATTAGCAGCAGTTTTACCTGAAATGATCGGTGGTTCTGCTGACTTAACCCACTCCAACTTAACCGAAATCAAAGGTGAAGGCGACTTCCAAAAAGGTCAATACCAAAACCGTAACGTCCACTTTGGTGTGCGGGAACATGGTATGGGTGCAATCTGTAACGGGATGGCATTGCATGGTTCAGGTTTAATTCCCTACGGTGCCACCTTTTTAATCTTCACCGACTATATGCGGGCAGCTATCCGCTTATCTGCATTATCTGAAGCTGGTGTAATTTGGGTCATGACCCACGACTCCATTGGTCAAGGTGAAGACGGTCCTACTCACCAACCTATCGAAACCTTAGCTTCTCTCCGAGCTATTCCTAACCTGACAGTCATTCGTCCTGCTGATGGTAACGAATGTTCTGGAGCTTATACAGTAGCAATTGAAAAAGCAAAAGCTAACGCTCCCACCCTATTAGCTTTCACCCGTCAAGCTGTTCCCAACTTAGCCGGTACATCTATTGAAGGTGTGAAAAAAGGTGGTTATGTGCTAGTAGATTGTGCTGGTACACCAGACATGATCTTCATTGGTACTGGTTCAGAAGTAAGTCTTTGTGTAGATGCGGCTAAAAAATTAACAGCAGATGGCAAGAAAGTACGTGTAGTTTCCATGCCTTCCACCGATTTATTTGATGCTCAAGATGCAGCTTACAAAGAATCAGTTCTACCTAAAGCAGTTACAAAACGTCTGTCTGTAGAAGCTGCTAGTAGCTTTGGTTGGCACAAATATGTAGGTACTGACGGTGACACAGTTAGCATTGATACATTTGGTGCTTCTGCTCCTGGTGGTACTTGTATGAAGGAATTTGGCTTTAGTGTTGATAATGTTGTAGCTAAAGCTAAAGCATTGTTAGGTTAA
- a CDS encoding diguanylate cyclase, with protein sequence MNTFLHTRIPLVLIVDDDLIIQTQLCQVMQQEGYEVVVANNGQEALDIYINLNPNIVLLDAMMPVMDGFTCCTQMQALATEKFTDDLSLTTPILMITGLHDPDSVDKAFAVGASDYITKPIHWAVLRLRVRRLLQMSGTMKKLKQKIEQEKLIVKITNKIRQSLNLNIILNTTVKEVRKLLKTDQVIVYGFQPDGSANILVESVNNEWQSIQGENVKDCYFLNKCRQKYQKGGIQIINNIKEVGISQCQIDSLNQWQAKASLVVPIVQNEYVWGLLIVYQCSSPRQWQQMEIDLLQQIADQLVIGIRQAHIYEQLEIANQELIRLANIDGLTQIANRRCFDQVLLKEWKRLQREKLPLSLILCDIDYFKKYNDTYGHPAGDECLKKVAHILSQSINRAADLAARYGGEEFVLILPQTETKGAVHIAKKIRTKIESAAIPHISSLVSEYITLSLGIATIVPSLETDSQYLISQADQALYKAKESGRNRFAVASQAIKPMKLIGDIIHNNN encoded by the coding sequence ATGAATACTTTTTTACATACAAGAATCCCCTTAGTCTTAATTGTAGATGATGACCTGATTATACAAACGCAGCTATGTCAAGTGATGCAGCAAGAAGGTTACGAGGTAGTAGTCGCTAATAATGGCCAAGAAGCCCTGGATATTTATATTAATTTAAATCCAAACATTGTTCTTTTAGATGCTATGATGCCGGTCATGGATGGTTTTACCTGCTGCACTCAAATGCAAGCCTTAGCAACAGAAAAGTTTACAGATGATTTGAGCCTAACAACTCCAATATTGATGATTACAGGATTACATGATCCAGATTCTGTAGACAAAGCCTTTGCTGTTGGTGCAAGTGATTACATTACCAAACCAATTCATTGGGCAGTTTTGCGGCTAAGAGTTCGTCGTCTATTGCAAATGAGTGGGACAATGAAAAAGTTAAAACAAAAAATAGAACAAGAAAAACTCATTGTCAAAATTACTAATAAAATACGTCAATCTTTAAACTTAAATATCATTCTCAACACCACTGTTAAAGAAGTCCGCAAATTACTAAAAACTGATCAGGTAATTGTCTATGGTTTTCAACCAGATGGTAGTGCTAATATTTTAGTGGAATCGGTAAATAATGAATGGCAATCTATTCAGGGAGAAAATGTTAAAGATTGCTACTTTTTAAATAAATGTAGGCAAAAATATCAGAAAGGTGGGATTCAAATCATCAATAACATTAAAGAAGTTGGTATTTCCCAATGTCAAATTGATTCCCTCAACCAATGGCAAGCCAAAGCCAGTTTAGTTGTACCTATTGTTCAAAATGAATATGTGTGGGGATTATTAATTGTTTATCAATGTTCATCTCCCCGGCAATGGCAGCAAATGGAAATAGATTTACTCCAACAAATAGCAGATCAGCTAGTAATCGGGATTCGGCAAGCTCATATATATGAACAACTAGAAATAGCTAATCAAGAATTAATCCGACTAGCAAATATAGATGGTCTCACACAAATAGCTAACCGCCGCTGTTTTGATCAAGTTTTATTGAAAGAATGGAAACGACTCCAGAGAGAAAAATTACCATTGTCCTTAATTTTATGTGACATTGATTATTTTAAAAAATACAATGATACCTATGGGCATCCGGCTGGTGATGAATGTCTGAAAAAAGTCGCGCATATTCTCAGTCAATCTATTAACCGTGCTGCTGATTTAGCAGCAAGATATGGAGGTGAAGAATTTGTATTAATTCTCCCACAAACAGAAACAAAAGGAGCAGTTCACATTGCCAAAAAAATCAGAACTAAAATTGAAAGTGCGGCAATTCCTCATATTAGTTCCCTAGTTAGTGAATATATTACCCTGAGTCTAGGAATTGCCACCATAGTTCCCAGTTTAGAAACTGATTCTCAGTATTTAATTTCCCAAGCTGATCAAGCTCTTTACAAAGCCAAAGAATCAGGCAGAAATCGTTTTGCTGTTGCTTCCCAAGCAATAAAACCAATGAAATTAATAGGTGATATTATACATAATAATAATTAA
- a CDS encoding PAS domain S-box protein yields the protein MNNTNNMDISKQKKYFEIEKLLIKQKFLSVLVGIFVLIIVIFISHRLAQENETHIQQLVEQQGITTKTELTNELNSRIIALQRMGQRWEKSGGTPYLQWQADATNYVEDFPGYQAIAWVDSQYKTKWIVPKLGNKGLINLDLYQENQYQTVLQTVRNKREITFTNTFNLSGDEKIFLAYIPLFINNKFDGFILGVFQTQEFLDSLLDNSNGYQIQILDGQKLIYSQSENMLTSPWQHNLNLDTHNLKWKIIIAPTPELLSELNTPLSTVILVAGTILGITLTLLIYLAQTTFGNQKQITSINQELNKNIKQHQQTENDLRQSQNKLRQLLETTKVIPWELDIKTWRFTYIGPQAEALLGYPMTEWYEPNFWENHLHPDDRVKSIQFCQKLTAESKNHQFEYRILAADGRIIWLRDIINVVQEAGNPTMLRGFMFDISDIKLAEEALKLRERAVNSAKNGIIISDANHPEYPIIYVNPAFEKITGYEYKEVRGQNCRFLQGNDINQPGLYELRAAIKAGRSCTVTIRNYCKDGTLFWNELSISPIYDDNEKLTHFIGIQNDITKRQVAEAELKEKEERWQLALQGNNDGIWDWNIKTNEVFFSTHWKEMLGYEDYEISNHIDEWSQRVHADDLDVVMEVLKDHLAQKTPFYISEHRVRCKDGSYKWILDRGQALWDEQGNAVRMVGSHTDITERVQIKQALEKQLQRTLLLKKITEKIRQSLDIQEIFTISATEIAHAFQVDRSLIHSYIDQPIPHIPLVAEYVIPGFASMDNIEIPIEGNSHAAQLINQDQAIACENVYTDPLLQGLETLCQEIRVKSILAIRISYQGRPKGIICLHQCSHFRQWTLEEMELLESVAVQLGIALAQARLLEQETHQRAELISQNYALEEAKLASEAANKAKSEFLAMMSHEIRTPMNAVIGMTGVLLDTNLSLQQQDFVETIRSSGEALLTIINDILDFSKIESGKLELEKQSFDLRNCIEQVLDILAPKAEEKKIELAYLIAPQVPARIIGDVTRVRQILMNLIGNALKFTKIGEVIVSVEAKQISESVPTAYEILFAIQDTGIGISPDKMQRLFQPFSQADASTNRKYGGTGLGLVISQRLSEMMGGSLWVESHGCIGGKLNPRWQNQPLILSLQSSQNSIGSRFYFTITTTADTTLSWEELPNYSVELVNKRLLIVDDNPAHLKILKLTAESWNMKTYTAATAQEALAQLRLDVQLDIAILDVRMPEMDGITLAQEIHKLSNYQNIPIIILISLAKAETSPECSAAQIYAYLTKPIKQSQLYNALSEILVNQPIKISPSSVKPPKFDVNLSEKLPLRILLAEDTVVNQKVALLMLKKMGYWADVAANGLEVLTALHRQPYDVVLMDVQMPEMDGLETTQRICQQWDAPERPYIIAMTANAMQGDREICLEAGMNDYVSKPVKIDNLFQALSRYAEKLGIKV from the coding sequence ATGAATAATACTAATAATATGGATATTAGCAAGCAAAAAAAATACTTTGAGATCGAAAAATTATTGATCAAACAAAAGTTTCTATCAGTGTTAGTAGGAATTTTTGTTTTAATTATAGTCATATTCATATCCCATAGATTAGCACAAGAAAATGAGACACACATCCAACAGCTAGTTGAACAACAAGGAATCACTACAAAAACAGAATTAACAAATGAATTAAATAGCCGAATTATTGCACTACAGCGTATGGGACAACGCTGGGAAAAAAGCGGTGGTACTCCCTATTTACAATGGCAAGCTGATGCTACCAACTATGTAGAAGACTTCCCTGGTTATCAAGCTATTGCCTGGGTTGATTCTCAATATAAAACCAAATGGATTGTCCCAAAATTAGGAAATAAAGGATTAATAAATTTAGATTTATACCAAGAAAATCAATATCAGACAGTTCTGCAAACAGTAAGAAATAAAAGGGAAATTACATTTACAAATACCTTTAATCTGTCTGGAGATGAGAAAATATTTCTAGCATATATTCCCTTATTCATCAATAATAAATTTGATGGTTTTATACTAGGGGTATTCCAAACACAAGAATTCCTAGATTCTTTGTTAGACAATTCAAATGGTTATCAAATACAGATTTTAGATGGGCAAAAATTGATTTATAGTCAGAGTGAAAATATGCTCACATCACCATGGCAGCACAATCTAAATCTTGACACCCATAATCTTAAATGGAAAATTATTATTGCTCCTACTCCAGAGCTATTATCAGAATTAAATACACCTTTATCAACAGTAATATTAGTTGCAGGAACTATCTTAGGAATAACATTAACACTATTAATATATTTAGCTCAAACTACCTTTGGAAATCAAAAGCAGATCACATCAATTAATCAAGAACTTAATAAGAATATCAAACAACATCAACAAACAGAAAATGATCTGCGTCAGAGTCAAAATAAATTACGACAGCTACTAGAAACAACTAAAGTTATTCCCTGGGAATTAGACATTAAAACTTGGAGATTTACTTATATTGGACCCCAAGCAGAAGCTTTACTAGGATACCCGATGACAGAATGGTATGAACCAAATTTCTGGGAAAATCACTTACATCCAGATGATCGGGTCAAGTCAATTCAGTTTTGCCAGAAATTAACAGCAGAATCCAAAAATCATCAATTTGAATATCGCATTTTAGCCGCAGATGGCAGAATTATTTGGTTAAGGGATATTATCAATGTTGTTCAAGAAGCAGGAAATCCCACCATGCTGAGAGGTTTTATGTTTGATATTAGTGATATCAAACTAGCAGAAGAAGCCTTAAAATTAAGGGAGAGAGCAGTTAATAGTGCTAAAAATGGAATTATTATTAGTGATGCAAACCATCCAGAATATCCAATTATCTATGTTAACCCAGCCTTTGAAAAAATTACAGGTTATGAATACAAGGAAGTTAGAGGACAGAACTGTAGATTTTTGCAAGGTAACGACATTAACCAACCTGGATTATATGAACTCAGAGCAGCAATTAAAGCCGGAAGAAGTTGTACAGTTACTATTCGCAATTACTGTAAAGACGGCACATTATTTTGGAATGAATTAAGTATTTCCCCAATTTATGATGATAATGAAAAACTAACCCATTTTATTGGCATTCAAAACGATATTACTAAACGCCAAGTAGCGGAAGCAGAACTCAAAGAAAAAGAAGAACGTTGGCAACTAGCACTACAAGGTAATAATGATGGCATTTGGGATTGGAATATCAAAACTAACGAAGTCTTCTTTTCTACTCATTGGAAAGAAATGTTGGGCTATGAAGATTATGAAATTAGTAATCATATTGATGAATGGTCTCAGCGAGTTCATGCCGATGATTTAGATGTGGTAATGGAAGTGCTTAAAGATCACTTAGCCCAGAAAACACCCTTTTACATTAGTGAGCATCGAGTCCGCTGTAAAGATGGTAGTTATAAATGGATATTAGATCGGGGACAAGCCCTATGGGATGAACAAGGGAATGCAGTCAGAATGGTAGGTTCTCACACAGATATTACTGAAAGAGTACAAATAAAACAGGCATTAGAAAAACAATTACAACGAACTTTACTCCTGAAAAAAATCACTGAAAAGATCCGTCAAAGTCTTGATATTCAAGAAATATTTACGATATCAGCCACAGAAATTGCCCATGCTTTTCAAGTAGATCGCTCTTTAATTCACTCCTATATTGATCAGCCTATTCCCCATATTCCCTTAGTAGCAGAATATGTAATTCCTGGTTTTGCTTCCATGGATAATATAGAGATTCCCATTGAGGGAAATTCTCATGCAGCACAATTGATTAATCAGGATCAAGCGATCGCCTGTGAAAATGTGTACACAGATCCTTTACTTCAAGGACTTGAAACTCTTTGTCAAGAAATCCGGGTCAAATCCATATTAGCGATCCGCATTTCCTACCAAGGACGACCCAAGGGTATAATTTGTTTACACCAATGTAGCCATTTTCGCCAATGGACGCTAGAAGAAATGGAGTTACTAGAATCTGTTGCAGTCCAACTAGGTATTGCTTTAGCTCAAGCTAGACTGCTCGAACAGGAAACCCATCAAAGAGCAGAACTAATTTCCCAGAATTATGCCTTAGAAGAAGCAAAACTGGCATCAGAAGCAGCAAACAAAGCCAAAAGTGAATTTTTGGCCATGATGAGCCATGAAATTCGTACCCCCATGAATGCGGTGATTGGGATGACAGGAGTGTTATTAGATACTAACCTAAGTCTTCAGCAGCAGGACTTTGTCGAAACCATTCGCTCCAGTGGGGAAGCTTTGCTGACCATTATTAACGACATCCTTGATTTTTCTAAAATTGAATCAGGTAAATTAGAACTAGAAAAACAATCTTTTGATTTAAGAAATTGTATCGAGCAAGTTTTGGATATCTTAGCTCCCAAAGCCGAGGAGAAAAAGATTGAATTAGCTTATTTAATTGCTCCTCAAGTTCCAGCGCGGATAATTGGTGATGTGACTCGTGTACGTCAAATATTGATGAACCTGATAGGTAATGCCCTTAAATTCACCAAAATTGGGGAAGTGATTGTTTCTGTAGAAGCTAAACAAATTTCCGAATCAGTACCCACAGCTTATGAAATTTTATTTGCTATCCAAGATACGGGTATTGGCATTTCTCCAGATAAAATGCAGCGATTATTTCAACCTTTTAGCCAAGCTGATGCTTCCACTAACCGAAAATACGGTGGCACGGGATTAGGTTTAGTGATTAGTCAGCGGTTAAGTGAGATGATGGGTGGTAGTTTGTGGGTAGAGAGTCATGGTTGTATTGGAGGAAAACTTAACCCTAGATGGCAAAATCAACCGTTAATTTTATCTTTGCAATCTTCCCAAAATTCCATAGGTTCAAGATTTTATTTTACTATCACTACTACCGCAGATACTACTCTGTCTTGGGAAGAATTACCTAATTATTCAGTTGAGTTAGTTAATAAACGGTTATTAATTGTTGATGATAATCCGGCACATCTGAAAATTCTCAAGCTCACCGCCGAATCTTGGAATATGAAAACTTATACCGCTGCTACAGCACAGGAAGCTCTAGCACAACTGCGTCTGGATGTTCAGTTGGATATAGCGATTTTAGATGTGCGAATGCCAGAAATGGACGGAATTACCTTAGCTCAAGAGATCCACAAACTATCTAATTATCAAAATATACCTATAATTATTCTCATTTCCTTAGCGAAAGCAGAAACCAGTCCAGAATGTAGTGCTGCTCAGATTTATGCTTATCTAACTAAACCAATTAAACAATCCCAGCTTTATAATGCCTTGTCTGAGATTTTGGTGAATCAACCCATAAAAATAAGCCCTTCTTCAGTTAAACCACCAAAATTTGATGTTAATTTGTCAGAAAAATTACCGTTGCGAATACTCTTAGCAGAAGATACAGTCGTTAATCAGAAAGTGGCTTTACTGATGCTAAAAAAAATGGGGTATTGGGCTGATGTGGCAGCTAATGGGTTGGAGGTTTTAACAGCTTTACATCGTCAACCCTATGATGTGGTCTTGATGGATGTACAAATGCCAGAAATGGATGGACTGGAAACCACCCAAAGAATATGTCAACAATGGGATGCTCCGGAGCGTCCTTACATTATCGCTATGACAGCTAATGCTATGCAGGGTGACAGGGAAATCTGCTTAGAAGCTGGTATGAATGATTATGTCAGTAAGCCAGTAAAAATTGATAATTTATTTCAAGCACTCAGCAGATATGCTGAAAAATTAGGTATAAAGGTATAA
- a CDS encoding Hpt domain-containing protein: MNQELSNFPNTQHSLDPAVLESLRVMLGDDGAIFAKIIQCYLEESPQLIEDISYSINTKNAQMLEQTAHKLKSSSASMGAMVIYNLCLQLENMGESGNLEGSLELFSRLAQDYEVVEIILREKIKENYNREQA; the protein is encoded by the coding sequence ATGAATCAAGAACTCTCTAATTTTCCCAATACTCAACATTCCCTTGATCCGGCAGTTCTTGAATCTTTACGAGTAATGTTAGGAGATGATGGAGCGATATTTGCAAAAATAATTCAATGTTATTTAGAAGAATCACCCCAGCTGATTGAAGATATTAGCTATTCTATAAATACTAAAAATGCTCAAATGCTAGAGCAGACAGCCCACAAACTCAAGTCTAGTAGTGCTTCTATGGGTGCAATGGTGATTTATAATCTTTGTTTACAATTAGAAAATATGGGAGAGAGTGGTAATTTAGAAGGTAGTTTAGAACTATTCTCTCGACTGGCTCAGGATTATGAAGTAGTGGAAATTATTTTGCGAGAAAAAATTAAGGAAAACTATAACAGGGAACAGGCTTAA
- a CDS encoding hybrid sensor histidine kinase/response regulator: MEATAKILIIDDEPDNFDVIDALLDREGYELSYVSNGKEAMALLKVFHPDVILLDVMMPQMNGIEFCQQFKSNSRWKHIPIIMVTALNSKEDLSQCIAVGADDFISKPVNGTELRSRVRSMLRIKQQYDSLQEALQLREDLSNMIVHDLRNPLTSVILAAEMLRVGSLSPERIHQKSNQILAAGQQLQSMIDSLLLMAKLDSGKLVLQCTDVDISELCLSAALDFQALVNHKHLELVTDLPQIGGSIKLDRHLFRRVIDNLLSNAIKFTKPNTKIVLHADYLAPGKVKIQVADSGPGVKEELRQVIFEKYEIGSFKKAASQIGLGLAFCKMTVEAHGGKIKVESNQPQGAIFTVEI, translated from the coding sequence ATGGAAGCAACTGCCAAGATTTTAATTATTGACGACGAACCTGATAACTTTGATGTTATTGATGCTTTATTAGATCGAGAAGGTTATGAATTAAGCTATGTTTCCAATGGCAAGGAAGCTATGGCACTGCTGAAAGTTTTTCATCCAGATGTGATTTTACTGGATGTAATGATGCCACAAATGAACGGGATCGAATTCTGTCAGCAATTTAAGTCAAATTCCCGATGGAAACATATTCCTATCATTATGGTTACGGCTTTAAATTCTAAAGAAGATTTATCACAATGTATTGCTGTCGGTGCAGATGACTTTATCAGTAAACCAGTTAATGGTACAGAATTGCGATCGCGGGTAAGATCCATGTTACGCATTAAGCAACAATACGATTCTCTCCAAGAAGCTTTACAACTGCGCGAAGACCTTTCTAATATGATTGTCCATGATTTACGCAATCCTTTAACATCAGTTATTTTAGCGGCAGAAATGCTCAGAGTTGGTAGTTTATCTCCTGAACGAATACATCAAAAAAGTAATCAAATTCTGGCCGCAGGACAACAACTACAATCAATGATTGATAGTTTACTATTAATGGCAAAATTAGATTCTGGTAAATTAGTTTTACAGTGTACAGATGTTGATATTTCTGAGCTTTGCTTATCAGCAGCATTAGATTTTCAAGCATTAGTCAACCATAAACACCTAGAATTAGTTACTGATCTGCCTCAAATTGGTGGGAGTATTAAACTAGATAGGCATTTATTCCGGCGAGTGATTGATAATCTCTTATCCAATGCCATTAAATTTACCAAACCTAACACTAAAATAGTTTTACACGCTGATTATTTAGCCCCAGGAAAAGTCAAAATACAGGTAGCAGACTCAGGCCCTGGAGTAAAAGAAGAATTACGGCAAGTGATTTTTGAAAAATATGAAATTGGTAGTTTTAAAAAAGCGGCATCTCAAATTGGTTTAGGTCTTGCTTTTTGTAAAATGACAGTAGAAGCACATGGAGGGAAAATAAAAGTGGAAAGCAATCAACCACAAGGAGCAATTTTTACTGTAGAAATATAA